One segment of Rosa chinensis cultivar Old Blush chromosome 6, RchiOBHm-V2, whole genome shotgun sequence DNA contains the following:
- the LOC112168724 gene encoding uncharacterized protein LOC112168724 isoform X3, producing the protein MGWSKGFMDNDGNCKKRSKFTQSPNRSTNLTERYYTNKVETAKWVDGRIGLHCTLIEGISLVKSEVACVKYDIRKLCSILRCLEPNMETMRKKICEIEQSLSDMKVGEKVLESKEDIDGHNSWTDITKEKEPRKLCPCTPIATDGLLQMKISDKAPHEKVDHMADEKVTELADNKTLMGFNDSKVKNKNDRFPSMRNLSKKDSKILKFLFDKGDNGVDDPREEVARYGDIGVSYGELQCLRPTFPLLRKVIDISAAYLYEEDSKSWFFPTCFGEQAYSNHVSSNSHALVASTIHLCGLQRFHRCLKRCSKIFIPLHDEIEDHWFMLVMKLDRKSAEMWDSLPDIVSSARRFEKARVAMLLLQTIFENEMTKSDDVCMQMNMLDRVFVRDIAEDLNPHVSLGTLPFDMSSFGPIQRNTTDCGVFVIRNMQHYGTDWAAKYDSDGERASLVLECLLHQRNDVPDLHVKVDHALALWRGTVQGKPGHIGSAVIDVSEDSNPSGTKPNQEKMVTPTVRMK; encoded by the exons ATGGGGTGGAGCAAGGGTTTTATGGACAATGATGGCAACTGTAAGAAGAGAAGCAAATTCACACAAAGCCCGAATAGATCAACTAATCTGACAGAACGGTATTATACCAATAAAGTAGAGACTGCTAAATGGGTTGATGGTAGGATCGGATTGCACTGTACACTGATTGAAGGTATTTCGCTGGTGAAGTCTGAAGTAGCTTGTGTGAAATATGATATTAGGAAGCTTTGTTCAATTTTGCGGTGTTTGGAGCCCAACATGGAGACTATGAGAAAGAAAATCTGCGAAATTGAACAGTCCTTATCTGATATGAAG GTAGGGGAAAAGGTACTAGAATCCAAGGAGGACATAGATGGCCATAATTCGTGGACAGACATCACTAAGGAGAAAGAACCGAGAAAGTTATGTCCATGCACCCCAATAGCTACTGATGGCCTTCTGCAGATGAAAATTTCTGACAAAGCTCCACACGAGAAG GTTGATCATATGGCAGATGAGAAGGTGACAGAATTGGCCGACAATAAAACTTTGATGGGGTTCAACGACTCGAAggttaaaaacaaaaacgacAGATTTCCGTCAATGAGAAATCTTTCAAAGAAGGACTCAAAGATATTGAAATTCCTATTTGACAAGGGAGACAACGGAGTAGATGATCCCAG GGAAGAAGTAGCCCGATATGGAGATATTGGTGTGTCTTATGGTGAATTGCAATGTCTTAGACCAACATTTCCACTTTTGCGCAAG GTCATAGACATATCGGCTGCGTACCTGTATGAGGAGGACTCAAAGTCATGGTTCTTCCCCACCTGTTTTGGG GAACAAGCCTACTCAAATCATGTTTCATCGAATTCACATGCATTGGTGGCGTCAACCATACACCTTTGTGGGCTACAGAGGTTTCATCGCTGCTTGAAGCGGTGCTCTAAG ATATTCATTCCCCTTCACGATGAAATCGAGGATCACTGGTTTATGTTGGTTATGAAACTCGATAGAAAATCTGCCGAGATGTGGGACAGCCTACCAGATATTGTATCATCAGCTCGAAGATTTGAGAAGGCAAGAGTTGCG ATGTTGCTACTGCAGACAATTTTTGAAAATGAAATGACAAAGTCCGATGAT GTTTGCATGCAGATGAACATGTTGGACCGTGTATTTGTGAGAGACATAGCGGAGGATTTAAATCCACATGTATCATTAGGTACTCTCCCTTTTGATATGTCTTCATTTGGTCCAATCCAACGAAATACTACAGACTGCGGAGTGTTTGTGATAAGAAATATGCAGCATTATGGTACTGATTGGGCTGCCAAG TATGATTCTGATGGTGAGCGTGCAAGTTTGGTGTTGGAGTGTCTTCTTCATCAAAGAAATGATGTACCTGATTTGCATGTAAAGGTGGACCATGCATTGGCTCTTTGGAGGGGAACTGTGCAAGGAAAGCCAGGGCATATAGGATCTGCAGTCATAGATGTCTCTGAGGATTCCAACCCCAGTGGTACCAAGCCTAATCAAGAGAAAATGGTCACTCCGACAGTCCGAATGAAATGA
- the LOC112168724 gene encoding uncharacterized protein LOC112168724 isoform X1 encodes MGWSKGFMDNDGNCKKRSKFTQSPNRSTNLTERYYTNKVETAKWVDGRIGLHCTLIEGISLVKSEVACVKYDIRKLCSILRCLEPNMETMRKKICEIEQSLSDMKVGAMESIVADVIKVLKTTSSNTVPQVGEKVLESKEDIDGHNSWTDITKEKEPRKLCPCTPIATDGLLQMKISDKAPHEKVDHMADEKVTELADNKTLMGFNDSKVKNKNDRFPSMRNLSKKDSKILKFLFDKGDNGVDDPREEVARYGDIGVSYGELQCLRPTFPLLRKVIDISAAYLYEEDSKSWFFPTCFGEQAYSNHVSSNSHALVASTIHLCGLQRFHRCLKRCSKIFIPLHDEIEDHWFMLVMKLDRKSAEMWDSLPDIVSSARRFEKARVAMLLLQTIFENEMTKSDDVCMQMNMLDRVFVRDIAEDLNPHVSLGTLPFDMSSFGPIQRNTTDCGVFVIRNMQHYGTDWAAKYDSDGERASLVLECLLHQRNDVPDLHVKVDHALALWRGTVQGKPGHIGSAVIDVSEDSNPSGTKPNQEKMVTPTVRMK; translated from the exons ATGGGGTGGAGCAAGGGTTTTATGGACAATGATGGCAACTGTAAGAAGAGAAGCAAATTCACACAAAGCCCGAATAGATCAACTAATCTGACAGAACGGTATTATACCAATAAAGTAGAGACTGCTAAATGGGTTGATGGTAGGATCGGATTGCACTGTACACTGATTGAAGGTATTTCGCTGGTGAAGTCTGAAGTAGCTTGTGTGAAATATGATATTAGGAAGCTTTGTTCAATTTTGCGGTGTTTGGAGCCCAACATGGAGACTATGAGAAAGAAAATCTGCGAAATTGAACAGTCCTTATCTGATATGAAGGTTGGTGCTATGGAATCTATTGTTGCCGATGTTATTAAAGTTCTGAAGACAACAAGTTCGAACACTGTGCCTCAGGTAGGGGAAAAGGTACTAGAATCCAAGGAGGACATAGATGGCCATAATTCGTGGACAGACATCACTAAGGAGAAAGAACCGAGAAAGTTATGTCCATGCACCCCAATAGCTACTGATGGCCTTCTGCAGATGAAAATTTCTGACAAAGCTCCACACGAGAAG GTTGATCATATGGCAGATGAGAAGGTGACAGAATTGGCCGACAATAAAACTTTGATGGGGTTCAACGACTCGAAggttaaaaacaaaaacgacAGATTTCCGTCAATGAGAAATCTTTCAAAGAAGGACTCAAAGATATTGAAATTCCTATTTGACAAGGGAGACAACGGAGTAGATGATCCCAG GGAAGAAGTAGCCCGATATGGAGATATTGGTGTGTCTTATGGTGAATTGCAATGTCTTAGACCAACATTTCCACTTTTGCGCAAG GTCATAGACATATCGGCTGCGTACCTGTATGAGGAGGACTCAAAGTCATGGTTCTTCCCCACCTGTTTTGGG GAACAAGCCTACTCAAATCATGTTTCATCGAATTCACATGCATTGGTGGCGTCAACCATACACCTTTGTGGGCTACAGAGGTTTCATCGCTGCTTGAAGCGGTGCTCTAAG ATATTCATTCCCCTTCACGATGAAATCGAGGATCACTGGTTTATGTTGGTTATGAAACTCGATAGAAAATCTGCCGAGATGTGGGACAGCCTACCAGATATTGTATCATCAGCTCGAAGATTTGAGAAGGCAAGAGTTGCG ATGTTGCTACTGCAGACAATTTTTGAAAATGAAATGACAAAGTCCGATGAT GTTTGCATGCAGATGAACATGTTGGACCGTGTATTTGTGAGAGACATAGCGGAGGATTTAAATCCACATGTATCATTAGGTACTCTCCCTTTTGATATGTCTTCATTTGGTCCAATCCAACGAAATACTACAGACTGCGGAGTGTTTGTGATAAGAAATATGCAGCATTATGGTACTGATTGGGCTGCCAAG TATGATTCTGATGGTGAGCGTGCAAGTTTGGTGTTGGAGTGTCTTCTTCATCAAAGAAATGATGTACCTGATTTGCATGTAAAGGTGGACCATGCATTGGCTCTTTGGAGGGGAACTGTGCAAGGAAAGCCAGGGCATATAGGATCTGCAGTCATAGATGTCTCTGAGGATTCCAACCCCAGTGGTACCAAGCCTAATCAAGAGAAAATGGTCACTCCGACAGTCCGAATGAAATGA
- the LOC112168724 gene encoding uncharacterized protein LOC112168724 isoform X2, giving the protein MGWSKGFMDNDGNCKKRSKFTQSPNRSTNLTERYYTNKVETAKWVDGRIGLHCTLIEGISLVKSEVACVKYDIRKLCSILRCLEPNMETMRKKICEIEQSLSDMKVGAMESIVADVIKVLKTTSSNTVPQVGEKVLESKEDIDGHNSWTDITKEKEPRKLCPCTPIATDGLLQMKISDKAPHEKVDHMADEKVTELADNKTLMGFNDSKVKNKNDRFPSMRNLSKKDSKILKFLFDKGDNGVDDPREEVARYGDIGVSYGELQCLRPTFPLLRKVIDISAAYLYEEDSKSWFFPTCFGEQAYSNHVSSNSHALVASTIHLCGLQRFHRCLKRCSKIFIPLHDEIEDHWFMLVMKLDRKSAEMWDSLPDIVSSARRFEKARVAMNMLDRVFVRDIAEDLNPHVSLGTLPFDMSSFGPIQRNTTDCGVFVIRNMQHYGTDWAAKYDSDGERASLVLECLLHQRNDVPDLHVKVDHALALWRGTVQGKPGHIGSAVIDVSEDSNPSGTKPNQEKMVTPTVRMK; this is encoded by the exons ATGGGGTGGAGCAAGGGTTTTATGGACAATGATGGCAACTGTAAGAAGAGAAGCAAATTCACACAAAGCCCGAATAGATCAACTAATCTGACAGAACGGTATTATACCAATAAAGTAGAGACTGCTAAATGGGTTGATGGTAGGATCGGATTGCACTGTACACTGATTGAAGGTATTTCGCTGGTGAAGTCTGAAGTAGCTTGTGTGAAATATGATATTAGGAAGCTTTGTTCAATTTTGCGGTGTTTGGAGCCCAACATGGAGACTATGAGAAAGAAAATCTGCGAAATTGAACAGTCCTTATCTGATATGAAGGTTGGTGCTATGGAATCTATTGTTGCCGATGTTATTAAAGTTCTGAAGACAACAAGTTCGAACACTGTGCCTCAGGTAGGGGAAAAGGTACTAGAATCCAAGGAGGACATAGATGGCCATAATTCGTGGACAGACATCACTAAGGAGAAAGAACCGAGAAAGTTATGTCCATGCACCCCAATAGCTACTGATGGCCTTCTGCAGATGAAAATTTCTGACAAAGCTCCACACGAGAAG GTTGATCATATGGCAGATGAGAAGGTGACAGAATTGGCCGACAATAAAACTTTGATGGGGTTCAACGACTCGAAggttaaaaacaaaaacgacAGATTTCCGTCAATGAGAAATCTTTCAAAGAAGGACTCAAAGATATTGAAATTCCTATTTGACAAGGGAGACAACGGAGTAGATGATCCCAG GGAAGAAGTAGCCCGATATGGAGATATTGGTGTGTCTTATGGTGAATTGCAATGTCTTAGACCAACATTTCCACTTTTGCGCAAG GTCATAGACATATCGGCTGCGTACCTGTATGAGGAGGACTCAAAGTCATGGTTCTTCCCCACCTGTTTTGGG GAACAAGCCTACTCAAATCATGTTTCATCGAATTCACATGCATTGGTGGCGTCAACCATACACCTTTGTGGGCTACAGAGGTTTCATCGCTGCTTGAAGCGGTGCTCTAAG ATATTCATTCCCCTTCACGATGAAATCGAGGATCACTGGTTTATGTTGGTTATGAAACTCGATAGAAAATCTGCCGAGATGTGGGACAGCCTACCAGATATTGTATCATCAGCTCGAAGATTTGAGAAGGCAAGAGTTGCG ATGAACATGTTGGACCGTGTATTTGTGAGAGACATAGCGGAGGATTTAAATCCACATGTATCATTAGGTACTCTCCCTTTTGATATGTCTTCATTTGGTCCAATCCAACGAAATACTACAGACTGCGGAGTGTTTGTGATAAGAAATATGCAGCATTATGGTACTGATTGGGCTGCCAAG TATGATTCTGATGGTGAGCGTGCAAGTTTGGTGTTGGAGTGTCTTCTTCATCAAAGAAATGATGTACCTGATTTGCATGTAAAGGTGGACCATGCATTGGCTCTTTGGAGGGGAACTGTGCAAGGAAAGCCAGGGCATATAGGATCTGCAGTCATAGATGTCTCTGAGGATTCCAACCCCAGTGGTACCAAGCCTAATCAAGAGAAAATGGTCACTCCGACAGTCCGAATGAAATGA